The window TTCTAGATAGTACCAGAAAATGCCCACAGTAAGTATATTGGGACGTTTTGACCGACCAGTTAGCCGGCCGGACACAGGGTAAAGTAGCTGTTGTGCCAGCGCGGCATGGTCTCACAGCGGGGGAGTCTTCACACTCCGGTGAAGAATATAGCCTCCGGGCCAGGCTGAGAAAAAGTCGTAATTTACTTTACAACTCGTAAACATAACTTTTACTATTCGGTAATATAACCGTTAATTTTACGAATATGATAAGAAAATACTATGTGATTTTACCAAGCTGCTTTATCGTTGGATACTTAACAGAATACATTAATGTATTGCTGGCTTGACGATAAAGAAATTAACCTGTCatgtttaattttacatttcattcattattttgtctttcttttttgtttgaGGAAAAAAATGACGTGGTCTATTAAGAAAATTCGTGATTTAATCCGAAATTATTCAAagtttcaaaatcatttctagTGTAGGTGTCCTTCTTCAGGTAGCCCCGTGCTCGTCTACtatgtctgtttgtttacattattgaTTTGCGAGTGTAGAGGTCCCGTGGGTATAGCGGACGGCCGCCAAAAGAATGACTACTGGTGAGGATTAGAAGAATAGATTACAACggttatttatattattgtatattaacGCAATTCACTTGGTCATTATTAACATTGTCCTAGTCAAAAAAGAGGAGAATGTGGCAAGATCAAATTACAAGACGAGGGGAGAGGTTGACTTGATTGATCTTTAATGATAGTCGGCGATGTAAGATTTACTTTTTGAAACACAATTATTCTGTGTGTATTATAGACTGCTTTCTCTGTCAGGTCACACGGATcaccataattatataaattacctTTACATTCTATTGCAggttgttgttgtattgttacaACGGTAATTACCCCTTCCTGAGTAATAATTAGATCACATCTCACCCTAAATAtgatcaatcaatcaatcaaaccctaaccctaaataTGTACCGATTACCTCAGACCGGTAGGTGTGACATGTTGTGTATATTAGAAaaacatcacacatactgaGCATCCAATGAATTATCTGCTTAAAGATATCTGCAGGCTTTGTCTTCGATTGCTAGGGTCTGGTTTGAAACGGCGCTTTATCGATGAAAATTCCTCCCAATCTCGGACAGAGAAGAAGAGAAGCATATTTTTAGCAgattcatattataaatattatcttAAAAATGTTGCTTGTATTGTAGaaaagtaaatatcaaaatgtttgtattgtAGAAAGTTATATCAGACGAAACAACATACACTTGATAAGCATGAAGGGTCGTCATAACTCAGCAAAAATGAAGACAAAAATGTAGGGCTTAGCCTAATGTCCAACCCAGTGTATTTACCatcttgtataaataaatataatagttttgttgttgacaataaaatattttggaatggAATAAAAAACGCAGTCAAGTTCTAATCTGTATTACCAGGTATACTCCTGTACAATCCACGTTGTCTTTTTTAGTATTTGGTCTATCGTACCGAAAAGTTAGTTAGCATTTTGCAGGCGTTATACTTCATTTTATAACGCAGGCTCCACGAGGACTGTATGTGAACACCCGCTGTGTTTTGTCAGGTAAAGCCTGTCGCCTGGCACGTGTGTATACCAGTCGGACAACCTCTCTACAGGGGGTTCAAGGTGGTCACAGGTATTGTATACAGATATTGAACTTCATTTAACAAGGTGAAGCTAAATAATTAAAACACGTACTCTGCATCATGATTGTATGATGATCGACATGCATCAACCCTAATAGTATAAATCTTGCACGGACCATAAGATTTTCACTTTTATCCACATCTATATGATCAGCAAGTCTATATCTGAACAGTTAATATGGTCTGATACATTACCATTACTTATATCCagcaatcggtagttcacgctgggatttggcagttttatttagttccaaacaacaacaagacaatacttctgttttAACGGAATGAAatttattcagatccttttacaaaaacttccaCTTCTTTTATCTGGTTTATACTACCATTACTTATACCCCGtaaatcggtagttcacgctgggaatTTGGCagttttttatttagttacaacaacaacaagacaatgcTTCTGATTAATTTCGGAGAtgaaattttattcagattcttttacaaaaacttcactccttttacctgatatactaccatttcttataccccggtaatcggtagttcacgcttggatttgacagttttatttagttacaaacaacaagagaaaaaaaactttaattccGGAATGGATTTTAATCTGATTTCTTTTACAATAACTttacttctcttacctgatatactaccattaattatagCTCGGCAATcagtagttcacgctgggatttggcagttttacttatttacaaaacacaacaacaacacaatactTTTGTTTAATTCTGGaaagaattttattcagatacttttacaaaaacttcaattctcttacctgatatactaccattactTACATCCcgacaatcggtagttcacgctggaatttggcagttttatttatttgcaaacaacaacaacacaatacttctgtttaattccgaaaaaaaatttattcagattcttttacaaaaactttacttctcttacctgatatactaccattaattatacctcggtaatcggtagttcacgctgggatttgacagttttatttagttacaaacaacaaggCAATACACTTtcgtttaatttgatttttttaatccCGGAATGAATGACAGTTTTGTTTAGTTTCAAACAACAACaaggacaatttttttttattcagatttcatttttatttagttacataCAACAAACAGCAAGaacaatacttctgtttaaatacggaaatgaattttattcagatattctttcaacaaaaacttcacttctcttaaccttttacagttttgtttagttaccaaacaacaaaaacaatttctATATTACATTCCGGaattaattttattcagattcttttccaaaaacttcacttctattacctgatatactaccatttcttatatcccgacaatcggtagttcacgttGGGATTTGgtcatttttatttagttacaaacaacagcaagacaatacttctgtttaaatacggaatgaattttattcagatcctttcacaaaaacttcacttctcttacgcTGATATAATACCATTAATTTATaccccggcaatcggtagttcacgctgggatttggcagttttgtttatttacaaacaCAACAACCACAATACATCCGTTTAATTCCGGaaagaattttattcagatccgtttacaaaaacttcacttctcttactgatatactaccattagttataccccggcaatcggtagttAGTTCAAGGCTGGGATTTGACAGTTTTTATTTAGTTActaacaaacaacaacaagacaatacttctgtttaatttacggaatgaattttattcagatccttttacaaaaacttcactccTTTTACCTGATATATTTCCATGATTTATGCCCCGGATATCGGTAGTTCACactgggatttggcagttttatttattttacaaacaacaacaacaagacaatgcTTCAGTTTTTCGGActatgaattttattcagatttcgttacaaaaacttcacttctcttactcTGATTAAATACAGTACCATTACTTATACCCTGCAACCGGTAGGTCACCACTGGAATTTTGCAAttgtaatggaaaaaaaaaaaacaatagcaaGACAACATATCTGTTTCAGAATGATTTAATTTGAGATTAATTTAACAAGCTTCACTCCATTCACCTGACATACTACCATGACTGATTGATGTCCTCGGTAACCCCGGTAGCTCATGCTTGAGGTAAAAAATTATTAAAGGCAATCAGCTTTCTCAAATGGATggattaaaattttattattaacttTTAAAGGTGGTGACTTTTTAACTTTATTATTTAGTGAAGAAATTGATTTGGTTATTCTCCACCACTTACCTTGAGGGATGGATTTATCAATTAGAGAGTTTTGTAGTTAAGTGATATAATTAGTTTTAGCTTTTCTTATAAGATCAATAGATTTATTCCGAATTTCCCTAAATGCTTCCCAGTCCTGAACTTGATTTCTATTACATGCTTTCCTGtgaattctattttttttttcctaagACATAGCCTAATTTCATTAGTTATCCACGGTTTATCAGATGGGCGAACTGTAACGGTTTTGCAAGGAATATATTTGTCAATAACATCATTAAGAATTTGAAGAAATGTTTCATTTATGTCATTAACATCATTTGAATGGCCAATTAGAGTGTCCCAGTGTATTGATTGTAATTTGTTATTAATGAAATCCCAGTTGGCactttcaaattgataaaaagtttttttgtaagatttttcaCACAGTGTTTTGAAAACAAGATTTAAAAGAATAGTACAATGGTCACTACAAGTTGGAGGTAGTACCTCAGTGTTACTAACAATGTTAGGattgtttgtaaaaaatatatcaatactttTAGCAGATGTGTCAGTTATGCGTGTTGGTGTTTGGATTAGGCTGTTTAGTTGGTATTTTGTTAATATAGTGAGAAGATGTGAAGTGTTGGGGAGTCTCATCATGTCCTGATTGATGTCACCAGTAATGATTACATTAGTGTTCAAGTCAATCAAGTTTTCTATAAGATCATCAAAATGTTGCCAATAGTTAACTCTGGAATTAGGTGGACGATAAATGCAAcacaaaagaatttttttattagagTTTTGCACTTCTACAActaaattttcaatattgggGTTTTCCAGATCAGTTCGTCTGGTAGATATCAAGTTTTCTTTGGTAAAAATCAGTATACCACCTCCATTATCTATTTCTCTATCTCGTCTGAACATAACTGGGTGTGAATCTAGTGCCAAGCTATCATCAGTTATAGTGTTGTTTAAGTGTGTTTCAGTTAAGCAGACTATATCATATTCCGAAAATACAGTTTCAATAATATCTGATTTGTTTCTAAATGATCTCACATTAGAATGAATAATTGACAAGTTAGATAGGTAATGTCTCTCGGGGGGTTGACCAGGATTGGGATGAATATCACCACTAAGAAGTATTAATAAAGTTGACAAATAGAAGATTAAAAGATAAagtattttataacatatacatataacatttatggAACCGTTAGGGCTTATTCATACCAAAAGTAGAgattaatgtacattttaatcGAATATTAATGCTAACTGAAGTAGGTAGCAATTCAATTAATATAAGAATTACTCTGAATGAAtagtatttatgtaacatagaCAAGTTGTTATTTAGTTGCGACTTCACAAAGgtaattaattaagtaataTTTGGTCTAAATATAGATCTGTGGTTACAtataagattatatatatatatatacaaacagcaGTTTGGATACAGTCAAAGGGagacaacaaataaataaaatagagtaGCTAGAATAGTATAACTTGTAATTGACAATAATTGATTTGGATACAGTCAGAAGGAgacaatcaataaataaaatagagtaGTTTGTAGCCTGCATTGTAATCAGCAACAACAGATTTGTCCTGTTAATTATCTAGTAATAAGTATTTAGGTAAAAATTATGAGCAGAaaacacttaaagatgctccaccactgacaaatagtaatttttcactattaaaaacaggagcagacgatttagtatttttcttcagttacaaaagttacttactttacaccattaccaccattcaacagtttgagcttctaattttacttcaagttcaaaatatgaaaaataattaattgcatcccgaaaaaattccgtgccattatatcctatatggaatgaagtactgattgcgcttgcaccaaaggcaaaataaaatattttatataattttttgtgttaattagacatatatatacacgattaaacaccaattactgttccaataatgaacatcatttatgctctgtcggcggtggagcatctttaaatacaatatgtaatagccaagtcttgtttttttttttaaagtactCAGATTATTTGttctattgatatatataatataggcATTATTACTAATTTATTAGATAGGAatcagtataatgtattttGGGAAATTAAAACCCTACAAATATATTCTGTTAACTGCAAAATATGCACCTCATGAATATAAGTGTTATACAGTTCTTTTCCAATTTCTATTACAGGTTAAATGTTTTCACCACAAAAACGACATAATACGTTATGACCTTATAAGGCCAATCTTGATTATCTGTCATTAATGACATGTACTTGGATCTCTACTAGTGTCTGACAGATTACTGTTACATAACCCTAAAGGCTATATCAACTTTCACAATTCTTGTACACCATCAATTGGATAATCACCCGGACTAAGTTTCTATGTATTAAATAACAGTGATAGATTCATATGTTAGTGGCTAGacttttaattataataataaaggAAATTGTACCTATTtgagtataaatataaatataacatttctgtcattttttgttacaggggaatttaaaagaaaacatgGATTATTAAGagaagaaataagaaaaagTCAACAGCTGATATCCGACACAGAAAATACTaaacacaatatacatatacattctTGTTTTACTGACAGGCGAAATAGTCAACAAAATGGTAAGTTCTTTCAATAAAAAGCTATAAACAAAAATTCAACAATGTATGTGTGTTAGATAGAGAATTGAGCTGTTGGAATCACCAAGATATACTACACGATGCTCCTTCAAAGGAGGGAATTTCAATAGAACAAAAACGACAATggcaaaaaaattaaaattttcatattttttccttGTCATATTTTAGGAGataatcaaaatattacataaaacattattttagttTCTATGTAGAAAAACCTTTGATTACAGTACTAGCGAGCTCTTTATTTTACACAGGCTGCTACAGTAACAACAGTGTTCACATACAGTTACTGAGTACAGAAGATGGTCGGCAGGATTTGGTACACACAGCCAGAGAGCTTTGTGATGAGGTGAAGGAGAAAAGACGAAGAATAGAGGATATATCACCTCAAAACATAGATAATTTATTACAAGGTAATAAGCAAAAATGACaggtaaacaaaacattgataatttattACAAGGTAATAAGCAAAAATGACaggtaaacaaaacattgataatttattacaaggtaataaacaaaaatgacagGTAAACAAAACATAGATAATTTATTACAAGGTAATAAAGCAAAAATGACaggtaaacaaaacattgataatttattacaaggtaataaacaaaaatgacagtaaacaaaacatagatAATTTATTACAAGGTAATAAGCAAAAATGACAGGTAAACAAAACATAGATAATTTATTACAaggtaataaacaaaaatgacaggtaaacaaaacatagataatttattacaaggtaataaacaaaaatgacaggtaaacaaaacatagataatttattacaaggtaataaacaaaaatgacaggtaaacaaaacatagataatttattacaaggtaataaacaaaaatgacaggtaaacaaaacatagataatttatatcaaggtaataaacaaaaatgacagataaacaaaacatagaTAATTTATTACAAGGTAATAAGCAAAAATGACaggtaaacaaaacattgataatttattacaaggtaataaacaaaaatgacaggtaaacaaaacatagataatttattacaaggtaataaacaaaaatgataggtaaacaaaacatagATAATTTATTACAAGGTAATAAGCAAAAAtgataggtaaacaaaacattgataatttattacaaggtaataaacaaaaatgataggtaaacaaaacatagATAATTTATTACGAGGTAATAAACAAAAGtgataggtaaacaaaacattgataatttattacaaggtaataaacaaaaatgacaggtaaacaaaacattgataatttattACAAGGTAATAAGCAAAAAtgataggtaaacaaaacatagataatttattacaaggtaataaacaaaaatgaccggtaaacaaaacatagataatttattacaaggtaataaacaaaaatgaccggtaaacaaaacaaagataatttattacaaggtaataaacaaaaatgataggtaaacaaaacagtgataatttattacaaggtaataaacaaaaatgataggtaaacaaaacattgataatttattacaaggtaataaacaaaaatgataggtaaacaaaacattgataatttattacaaggtaataaacaaaaatgacaggtaaacaaaacattgataatttattACAAGGTAATAAGCAAAAATGACAGGTAAACAAAACAGTGATAATTTATTACAaggtaataaacaaaaatgacaggtaaacaaaacattgataatttattACAAGGTAATAAGCAAAAATGACAGGTAAACAAAACAGTGATAATTTATTACAaggtaataaacaaaaatgataggtaaacaaaacaaagataat of the Argopecten irradians isolate NY unplaced genomic scaffold, Ai_NY scaffold_1251, whole genome shotgun sequence genome contains:
- the LOC138314049 gene encoding dehydrodolichyl diphosphate synthase complex subunit nus1-like; this encodes TFNYNNKGNCTYLSININITFLSFFVTGEFKRKHGLLREEIRKSQQLISDTENTKHNIHIHSCFTDRRNSQQNGCYSNNSVHIQLLSTEDGRQDLVHTARELCDEVKEKRRRIEDISPQNIDNLLQDIHKFPDPDLVLKFGQTDSLLGYLPWQMRLAEILSIPSHSCIQYKSYISVLQNFSRI